A window of the Nitrospirota bacterium genome harbors these coding sequences:
- a CDS encoding lactate permease LctP family transporter, protein MSWKMDADPLDNVFLSALIAAIPILAMFWALAVRRMKGHHAALIAAGSAFAVAVIGFGMPAGLALLALVDGMLFGLFPIAWIVVTAVFLFNITVKAGQFEVIKNSIAAITDDRRLQALLIAFSFGSFLEGAAGFGAPVAISAAMLAGLGFTPLYAAGICLLANTAPVAFGAIGIPIIVAGQVTNVDFMAISRLVGLNLLFLSAVIPFYLVGLMAGRRGVAEAWPAVLVSGVSFGVSQWVTAAYLGPFLPDIIASLVSIVLLTLFLRVWHPAVSWRFAEEPPSRGKTRLVYTGGQVFRAWAPFVILTIVVAAWGLPPVKQTLDALGLVTFAIPGLHAAVISDGQPMPALFTFNYLSSPGTAIFLAGIATLLLLKAPVREGARIFGETAKTMRFSIVTIAVVLGFAYLSNFSGISIALAHAFAATGALFPFFSPFIGWLGVFITGSDTSANALFGKLQEVTALQTGINPVIAVAANSTGGVTAKMISPQSIAIATAAVGLAGREADLFRFTLKHSLLLTLLIGVMTLMEAYAVPWAAPEYRRVAAAEEAARTPMMTIEGVLSLAVSLALVLLVFLAASRLATRRRARQ, encoded by the coding sequence GAAGGGACACCACGCCGCCCTCATCGCCGCGGGCAGCGCCTTTGCCGTTGCGGTCATCGGCTTCGGCATGCCGGCCGGGCTCGCCCTGCTCGCTCTCGTCGACGGGATGCTCTTCGGCCTCTTCCCCATCGCCTGGATCGTGGTCACCGCCGTCTTTCTCTTCAATATCACCGTCAAAGCCGGGCAGTTCGAGGTCATCAAGAACTCCATCGCCGCCATCACCGACGACCGCCGGCTCCAGGCCCTGCTCATCGCCTTCTCGTTCGGCTCCTTTCTCGAGGGAGCGGCCGGGTTCGGCGCGCCGGTAGCCATCTCGGCGGCGATGCTCGCGGGCCTGGGCTTCACGCCCCTCTATGCAGCGGGCATCTGCCTGCTCGCCAACACCGCGCCCGTCGCCTTCGGCGCGATCGGCATCCCGATCATCGTCGCAGGCCAGGTCACGAATGTAGACTTCATGGCCATCAGCAGGCTCGTCGGCCTCAACCTGCTCTTCCTGTCCGCGGTCATCCCCTTCTATCTCGTCGGATTGATGGCAGGACGGAGAGGAGTGGCCGAGGCATGGCCGGCCGTGCTCGTCAGCGGCGTATCCTTCGGCGTTTCCCAATGGGTCACCGCAGCCTACCTGGGACCGTTCCTGCCGGATATCATCGCCTCCCTCGTCTCGATCGTCCTGCTCACTCTCTTCCTGAGGGTCTGGCACCCTGCCGTGAGCTGGCGGTTCGCCGAGGAGCCCCCGAGCAGGGGCAAGACGAGACTCGTCTACACCGGAGGGCAGGTCTTCAGGGCCTGGGCGCCGTTCGTCATTCTCACTATCGTTGTCGCTGCCTGGGGCCTCCCGCCGGTCAAGCAGACCCTCGATGCCCTCGGCCTCGTCACCTTCGCCATCCCCGGACTCCACGCCGCGGTCATCAGCGACGGGCAGCCGATGCCCGCCCTCTTCACCTTCAACTATCTCAGCTCACCCGGCACCGCGATCTTCCTGGCAGGCATAGCGACCCTCCTGCTCCTCAAGGCGCCTGTCCGCGAGGGGGCGAGGATCTTCGGGGAGACCGCGAAGACCATGCGCTTCTCGATCGTCACCATCGCCGTGGTCCTGGGCTTCGCCTACCTCTCGAACTTCTCCGGCATCTCGATCGCCCTCGCTCATGCCTTTGCAGCGACCGGGGCGCTCTTCCCCTTCTTCTCTCCGTTCATAGGATGGCTGGGCGTCTTCATCACCGGGTCCGACACCTCGGCGAATGCGCTCTTCGGCAAGCTCCAGGAAGTGACGGCGCTGCAGACAGGGATCAACCCGGTGATCGCCGTTGCCGCGAACAGCACCGGCGGGGTTACGGCGAAGATGATCTCTCCCCAATCGATAGCGATCGCTACGGCAGCGGTGGGCCTGGCAGGCCGCGAGGCGGATCTCTTCCGTTTCACCCTCAAACACTCGCTCCTGCTCACCCTGCTGATCGGCGTCATGACGCTCATGGAGGCATACGCAGTCCCGTGGGCCGCGCCGGAATACCGGAGAGTCGCGGCAGCAGAAGAGGCAGCGCGGACGCCGATGATGACGATAGAGGGAGTGCTCTCCCTGGCGGTCTCCCTGGCGCTGGTGCTGCTCGTCTTCCTTGCGGCGAGCCGGCTTGCTACACGGCGCCGCGCACGGCAATGA
- a CDS encoding ferritin family protein encodes MDIYDYAMQLEKDGELYYRELSGRVVNAGLKNILTMLADAEVKHYELFGKMKRNEPVEVPDSPILDDVKNIFVKMRDEGEAITDNGSEVDLYARAQQIEEKTRDFYREKAGEVADPRQKQALLKIADEEQRHYLILENIIEFVSRPFTWLENAEWYHLEEY; translated from the coding sequence ATGGATATCTATGACTATGCGATGCAGCTCGAGAAGGACGGGGAGCTCTACTACCGCGAGCTCTCCGGGAGGGTGGTCAATGCGGGGCTGAAGAATATACTGACGATGCTCGCCGATGCCGAGGTGAAGCACTATGAGCTCTTCGGCAAGATGAAGCGGAACGAGCCGGTCGAGGTGCCCGACTCCCCGATCCTCGACGACGTGAAGAATATCTTCGTCAAGATGCGGGACGAGGGTGAAGCGATAACCGACAACGGGTCGGAAGTGGACCTCTACGCGAGGGCGCAGCAGATCGAGGAGAAGACCCGTGACTTCTACCGTGAGAAGGCGGGAGAGGTGGCAGATCCCCGCCAGAAGCAGGCACTCCTGAAGATCGCGGACGAAGAGCAGCGGCACTACCTCATTCTCGAGAATATCATCGAGTTCGTCTCCCGGCCCTTCACCTGGCTCGAAAACGCCGAGTGGTATCATCTCGAAGAATACTGA
- a CDS encoding nucleotidyltransferase domain-containing protein: protein MRNSDDIKRIADYFKDRNEVSALFLFGSLAKGRETAESDIDIAVLVDESKMGGNTFQQLKRAYYAASPRFSLRPVDIVILNTASSFLKHHVLAASKVLFDRNRKLRVRFRTRAIIEYLDFTYTENICRKAVADRFRRSSCGR, encoded by the coding sequence ATGAGGAACAGTGACGACATAAAACGCATTGCCGACTATTTCAAAGACCGGAACGAGGTTTCGGCCCTGTTTTTGTTCGGCAGTCTCGCAAAAGGCAGGGAGACAGCCGAGAGCGATATCGATATCGCGGTGCTCGTGGATGAATCCAAAATGGGAGGGAACACCTTTCAACAGCTAAAAAGGGCTTATTATGCGGCTTCCCCTCGGTTTTCCCTGCGGCCGGTCGATATCGTCATACTGAATACCGCCTCATCTTTTTTGAAACATCATGTGCTCGCTGCAAGCAAGGTGCTCTTTGACAGGAACCGGAAACTGAGAGTGAGGTTCAGGACAAGGGCGATCATTGAGTACCTGGATTTTACCTATACGGAAAACATCTGCCGCAAAGCAGTGGCAGATCGCTTCAGGAGGTCTTCTTGTGGTCGATAA